The genomic stretch GGGGTTCTGATTTTGCCAGGGTTGAGTCACGGCTAGTCTGGCGTCGATTCCCTGCGGACTGAGATCCTTTGTTTGTAGAACATTGGATCTGGCGTCTTCTCGCCAGAAAATGGCATACGCGACTTCCGTTGAGGGAAGTGGCTTTGTCCTTAGTATTTTCTTCTTGATGCTTTCGTATTTGCTGTTTAGTGTAACTAGCAATTGAAATAGCCTCTGTTCTTGTTTCTCGGCGTTGTATATATCGGTATCTTTTGCATATTTCATTGGGTTTGGATGCCTCCGATCTATGGAGATCCAGATATCATTCAATCTTGTCCATATAGTCGCCACTGTGctcgcaaatctgccagaattTGTGAGCACATGTTGTGCTTGTAAATATGTGCTTGCAAACAagagattttttttatagtggtATCATTGTGAGTGACCTCCTACACTCTTTTCCTTGTTTAACAAATACAACTATTGTAAATTAACCTCTTGTTTAGAGACAATTTCCGAGCAACTAAACTGTGGGTATCTACTGAAAATATGGAACATTTAATACAACTATTAAAATCTGCCCATATAAAGTATGCAACATTTATTAGAGACCTATATGCTACCGAACAACTAAACTGTGGCCTGGGGCATTATCTACTGAAAAGAAGTTCAAAAAGAAAATCTAGATAGAAAAAATCGAATCAAATTTGAAACAATTCAAATCACCCAACAAATCAAAGACGTCTCCAAATCCTTGATCCCATGTATCGGTATTCACCTTCTCAATGCTGTGCGCCGCGTTTGACGATGACGCTCCGCCGCCGCTTGAGCACGACGATGATGGTGTCAGCGGTGGCAGGATCTCGTGGGGCCCGAACACGGGAATCTCGGAGTTGTTGACAAACATGGCAGACTCGACCTCCGTTTTATCCGCCTGCAGAGGTTGGTGCGTCACGGGGTCAATTCccattttcttcaatttcttttttatgtgtGTGTTCCATTGATTTTTTATGTCGTTATCGGTTCTTCCCGGGAGACGGGAGGCAATCTTGGACCATCTGCATATATTTAATTCCGAAAATTCTAATCATTCCATTTGTCTTCTAGTTGCATTGAAAAACTATgtgaataagaaaaaataatgatGAATTGAAGTGTCGAAGAAGGGTGTAAATCC from Salvia splendens isolate huo1 chromosome 15, SspV2, whole genome shotgun sequence encodes the following:
- the LOC121767709 gene encoding transcription factor MYB20-like, giving the protein MVRKPCCDKVGLKKGPWTADEDKKLFNFILTNSQCCWRALPKLAGLLRCGKSCRLRWTNYLRPDLKRGLLSDFEEKLVIDLHAQLGNRWSKIASRLPGRTDNDIKNQWNTHIKKKLKKMGIDPVTHQPLQADKTEVESAMFVNNSEIPVFGPHEILPPLTPSSSCSSGGGASSSNAAHSIEKVNTDTWDQGFGDVFDLLGDLNCFKFDSIFSI